A stretch of Geomonas oryzisoli DNA encodes these proteins:
- a CDS encoding AraC family transcriptional regulator translates to MDKAQAYAERFDRVVRYIERHLDEPLTVEGLSRVAHFSKFHFHRQFTLYTGMGVLAFIRQMRLKHASHRLCYRREERIIDIALDAGFESPEAFSRAFKQVFGQSPSQFRKSPQWQPWKERFRPPPMQRREDMEVKIVEFPETRIAVLPHRGAPEKIDESALKFIEWRKQSGLSPVKQALTFGIVYDDPAVTEPERFRFDICGTVPEPVPENPQGVGNGIIPAGRCAVARHLGCHDRIGDTVYPLCRDWFPQSGEELRDFPIFFHYLNLVPDVAEHELVTDIYLPLK, encoded by the coding sequence ATGGACAAGGCACAGGCATATGCGGAGCGCTTCGACAGGGTGGTCCGCTACATAGAGCGGCACCTGGACGAGCCGTTGACGGTGGAGGGACTGAGCCGGGTGGCGCATTTCTCGAAGTTCCACTTCCACCGGCAGTTCACGCTCTACACCGGCATGGGGGTGTTGGCCTTCATCCGGCAAATGCGACTGAAGCACGCCTCGCACCGGCTCTGCTACCGCCGCGAGGAGCGCATCATCGACATCGCCCTGGATGCGGGCTTCGAGAGTCCCGAGGCGTTTTCACGCGCCTTCAAGCAGGTCTTCGGCCAGTCTCCCTCCCAGTTCAGAAAATCCCCCCAATGGCAGCCCTGGAAGGAGCGCTTCCGGCCGCCGCCCATGCAAAGGAGAGAAGACATGGAAGTGAAGATCGTGGAGTTCCCGGAAACGAGGATCGCGGTGCTGCCCCACCGGGGCGCACCGGAGAAGATTGACGAGTCGGCGCTGAAGTTCATCGAGTGGCGCAAGCAGAGCGGGCTTTCGCCGGTGAAACAGGCGCTTACCTTCGGCATCGTCTACGACGACCCCGCCGTGACCGAGCCGGAGCGGTTCCGCTTCGACATCTGCGGCACGGTGCCGGAACCGGTGCCGGAGAATCCGCAGGGGGTAGGGAACGGCATCATCCCCGCCGGCCGCTGCGCCGTGGCGCGCCACCTCGGCTGCCATGACCGGATCGGCGACACGGTCTATCCGCTGTGCCGGGACTGGTTTCCCCAAAGCGGGGAGGAGCTGCGGGATTTCCCGATCTTCTTCCACTACCTGAACCTGGTTCCGGACGTCGCGGAGCACGAGCTGGTCACCGACATCTACCTGCCGCTCAAGTAG
- a CDS encoding YceI family protein: MKTTTCAELKELLASGALVIDVMTPEDYAACHLAGAHNACIYEMVFLDRIAELVPERNTELILYDATGSRLTAEVAHDRLVRAGYRHVSVLEGGLAALKAAGLPVETGSAPRPGAAVADGSYTIDTEKSTLEWIGRNLNNRHHGTIAVRSGELVMDNGRLAAGSIVLDMTSIENRDLQDPYWRDLLVRHLKSEDFFAVERFPTASFRLTRWEPEAAGPPEAPDGTVIGELTIRDITRPVGFPAIVAPQEDGSVKAHAHFDIDRTLWDAGYGSGKLFERLGMHLVHDLVTLELFVVAQRK, from the coding sequence ATGAAGACGACAACCTGTGCCGAACTGAAAGAACTGTTGGCCTCCGGCGCCCTCGTCATCGACGTCATGACGCCCGAGGATTACGCCGCTTGCCACCTGGCAGGCGCACATAACGCCTGCATCTACGAGATGGTGTTTCTTGACCGCATCGCCGAGCTGGTTCCCGAGCGGAACACCGAACTGATCCTGTACGACGCGACCGGGAGCAGGCTCACCGCCGAAGTGGCGCATGATCGCCTGGTCCGGGCGGGATATCGCCATGTCTCCGTTCTCGAAGGCGGACTCGCCGCCCTGAAAGCAGCCGGCCTTCCCGTCGAAACCGGCTCCGCCCCCCGTCCCGGTGCCGCCGTCGCGGACGGCAGCTACACCATCGACACCGAAAAGAGCACCCTGGAATGGATCGGGCGCAACCTGAACAACCGCCATCATGGCACCATCGCCGTGCGAAGTGGCGAACTGGTCATGGACAACGGCAGACTCGCCGCCGGTTCCATCGTGCTGGACATGACCAGCATCGAAAATCGTGACCTGCAGGATCCGTACTGGCGCGATCTCCTGGTCCGGCATCTGAAATCCGAGGACTTCTTCGCCGTCGAGCGTTTCCCCACCGCCTCATTCCGGTTGACCCGCTGGGAGCCCGAAGCCGCCGGACCACCCGAAGCCCCCGATGGGACCGTCATCGGCGAGCTCACCATCAGGGATATTACCCGTCCGGTGGGTTTTCCCGCCATCGTGGCGCCCCAGGAAGACGGCAGCGTCAAGGCCCATGCCCATTTCGACATCGACCGGACCCTTTGGGATGCCGGCTACGGCTCCGGCAAACTCTTCGAGCGGCTAGGCATGCATCTCGTGCACGACCTGGTCACGTTGGAGCTGTTCGTAGTGGCGCAGCGAAAGTGA
- a CDS encoding cytochrome P460 family protein, producing MRKMLMACVVALSVAGSVAAADRPVAPNGIALYPDYLSWKVIAPSYREDKGQIRIITGNETAVAALKAGKKPLPDGSVLAKVAWKAEKHPSFPVATEPDAFVQVEFMVKDARKYKDTGGWGFARFVGNKLQPYGKDAGFVAECFGCHTPVAGNDYLFTRMVRTP from the coding sequence ATGAGGAAAATGTTGATGGCCTGTGTCGTAGCCCTGTCGGTAGCAGGTTCGGTCGCTGCCGCGGATCGTCCGGTAGCTCCCAACGGCATCGCGCTGTATCCCGACTACCTCTCCTGGAAGGTGATCGCTCCCTCCTACCGGGAGGACAAGGGACAGATCAGGATCATAACGGGTAACGAGACCGCGGTGGCGGCCCTGAAGGCCGGAAAAAAACCGCTTCCGGACGGGAGCGTGCTGGCCAAGGTGGCCTGGAAGGCGGAGAAACACCCGTCCTTCCCGGTGGCGACGGAACCGGACGCTTTCGTGCAGGTCGAGTTCATGGTGAAGGACGCCAGGAAGTACAAGGACACGGGCGGGTGGGGCTTCGCCCGCTTCGTCGGAAATAAGTTGCAGCCGTACGGCAAGGATGCCGGCTTCGTCGCGGAGTGCTTCGGCTGTCATACGCCGGTGGCGGGAAACGATTACCTGTTCACCAGGATGGTCAGGACGCCGTAA
- a CDS encoding putative bifunctional diguanylate cyclase/phosphodiesterase: MENASPIAIEAKSEVSEEACCLTSAEPGRGSRLSLRNFILTSSLAVSFISFATVLGITSLVYLDTVKRGATRLAYDQAQQFRHSIPLLMGKGVTRRELLSIYNTPNGSGALGNHSVELYRTAIVEALYGHVELPQDAGVAQVFRSGSVLERGEGRVVETIFPIFAEQSCLRCHGNARTGMLLGALKVRQDIEPMLRQARLKLFFLFLLLSPIPVLMALFIARQVNARVVPSINELGDKVIQVNSIRDLTRLEFSDVAPGFTELDRIFAEVAKLVDKIRAVSVDKEILELEIQMLEKFIITSEVIRDWKEHVASLLLEINQVVDAYMLFCIFQVDEELYDIEIFWRSHPSEATKKHVEQEVLRKIRRENARLAASSGLQVIHNVASDHTPLALEQGDLELQTKSLILDSPQIGGVVGIGVQSESAWNSTRSLVIDSVLTTLLNVIGSIKAIHKYTKDLEYYATRDPLTNLFNQRVFWELISYEIGRADRHGYSFALLVIDLDNFKHINDTWGHAIGDRYLGAFATAVQQALRKGDIFARYGGDEFVILLPEADEEQAALVAARIRNITEDLYVATPDAAKARATASIGLAMFPLHAVTEKDLFLFADNMTYKAKGEGKNRVSIPTAEDVVEVFRMVGEKARMVQEAVDGRRVMPYFQPIVALGPGKPECCEVLCRIEMNGEVIAASDFIETAESLGIVGRLDAILLEKTFAMVQEQGYQGNLFVNLSPKSMILNEFLPNIITLADRYRIDRSRVVFELTERETVKNLTLLEKFVYDLKSQGFKFAIDDFGSGFSSFQYIRQFPIDFVKIEGVFVRNMLNDYRDMAFVKTLAILAKEFNISTIAEYIESQEILEAVQSVGIDYAQGYHLGSPAPELGKQRQAAINRDEGDERDKTELSSLLRTHHIS; the protein is encoded by the coding sequence GTGGAAAACGCATCCCCTATCGCCATCGAAGCAAAGTCTGAAGTTTCAGAGGAGGCATGTTGCCTGACCTCGGCCGAGCCGGGCCGCGGCTCGCGACTCTCCCTGAGAAACTTCATCCTCACATCGTCCCTCGCCGTTTCTTTCATAAGCTTCGCTACGGTCCTCGGCATCACCTCGCTGGTTTACCTCGACACCGTCAAACGCGGCGCCACGAGGCTCGCCTACGACCAGGCGCAGCAGTTCCGCCACTCGATTCCCCTGCTGATGGGAAAGGGGGTCACCCGACGGGAACTGCTGAGCATCTATAACACGCCCAACGGCTCCGGCGCGCTCGGAAACCACTCGGTGGAGCTCTATCGCACCGCGATCGTGGAGGCGCTCTACGGCCACGTCGAGCTTCCCCAGGACGCGGGCGTAGCGCAGGTCTTCAGAAGCGGCAGCGTCCTCGAGCGGGGCGAGGGGCGGGTGGTCGAGACGATCTTCCCCATCTTCGCTGAACAAAGCTGCCTCCGCTGTCACGGCAACGCCCGCACCGGAATGCTCCTCGGCGCGCTCAAGGTGCGGCAGGACATCGAACCGATGCTGCGGCAGGCGCGCCTCAAACTGTTCTTTCTCTTCCTTTTGCTTTCCCCTATCCCGGTGCTGATGGCTCTCTTCATCGCCCGGCAGGTCAATGCCCGCGTCGTCCCTTCCATCAACGAGCTCGGCGACAAGGTGATCCAGGTCAACAGCATCCGCGACCTGACCCGCCTGGAGTTTTCCGACGTGGCCCCCGGCTTCACGGAGCTGGACCGGATCTTCGCCGAAGTGGCCAAGCTGGTGGACAAGATACGGGCGGTGTCGGTGGACAAGGAGATCCTGGAGCTCGAGATCCAGATGCTCGAGAAGTTCATCATCACCTCGGAGGTGATCCGGGACTGGAAGGAACACGTGGCCTCGCTCCTCCTCGAGATCAACCAGGTGGTCGACGCCTACATGCTGTTTTGCATCTTCCAGGTGGACGAGGAACTCTACGACATCGAGATCTTCTGGCGCTCCCACCCCAGCGAGGCAACCAAAAAACACGTGGAGCAGGAGGTGCTGCGCAAGATCCGCCGCGAGAACGCCCGGCTCGCCGCCAGTTCGGGGCTGCAGGTGATCCACAACGTGGCATCGGACCACACGCCGCTCGCGCTGGAGCAGGGGGACCTGGAGCTGCAGACCAAGTCGCTGATCCTCGATTCCCCGCAGATCGGCGGTGTGGTCGGGATCGGGGTACAGTCCGAATCTGCCTGGAATTCGACCCGCAGCCTGGTCATCGACAGCGTCCTGACCACGCTTTTGAACGTGATCGGCTCGATCAAGGCGATCCACAAGTACACCAAGGACCTGGAATACTACGCAACCCGCGACCCCCTCACCAATCTCTTCAACCAGCGGGTGTTCTGGGAACTGATCTCCTACGAGATCGGCCGGGCCGACCGGCACGGCTACAGCTTCGCGCTGCTCGTGATCGACCTGGACAACTTCAAGCACATAAACGACACCTGGGGGCACGCCATCGGTGACCGCTACCTGGGAGCCTTCGCCACCGCGGTCCAGCAGGCGCTGCGCAAGGGGGACATCTTCGCCCGCTACGGCGGGGACGAATTCGTGATCCTGCTCCCCGAGGCGGACGAGGAACAGGCGGCGCTGGTTGCCGCGAGGATCAGGAACATCACGGAGGACCTGTACGTGGCCACCCCGGATGCGGCCAAGGCCAGGGCGACCGCCTCCATAGGACTTGCCATGTTCCCGCTGCACGCGGTGACGGAGAAGGACCTGTTCCTGTTCGCGGACAACATGACCTACAAGGCGAAGGGGGAGGGGAAAAACCGGGTCAGCATCCCGACCGCCGAGGACGTGGTCGAGGTGTTCCGGATGGTCGGGGAAAAGGCGAGGATGGTGCAGGAGGCGGTGGACGGGCGCAGGGTGATGCCGTATTTCCAGCCCATCGTGGCGCTGGGACCCGGCAAGCCGGAGTGCTGCGAGGTGCTCTGCCGCATCGAGATGAACGGCGAGGTGATCGCAGCCAGCGACTTCATCGAGACTGCGGAGAGCCTCGGCATCGTGGGGAGACTGGACGCGATCCTCCTGGAGAAGACCTTCGCCATGGTCCAGGAGCAGGGATACCAGGGAAACCTGTTCGTGAACCTCTCCCCGAAGTCTATGATCCTGAACGAGTTCCTTCCCAACATCATCACGCTCGCGGACCGGTACCGCATCGACCGCAGCCGGGTGGTGTTCGAGCTGACCGAGCGGGAGACGGTGAAGAACCTGACCCTTCTCGAGAAGTTCGTCTATGACCTCAAATCCCAGGGGTTCAAGTTCGCAATCGACGATTTCGGCTCGGGCTTCTCCTCGTTCCAGTACATCCGGCAGTTCCCCATCGATTTCGTGAAGATCGAAGGGGTCTTCGTGAGGAACATGCTCAACGATTACCGGGATATGGCTTTCGTGAAGACGCTCGCCATCCTCGCCAAGGAGTTCAACATCAGCACCATCGCCGAGTACATCGAATCGCAGGAGATCCTGGAGGCGGTGCAGAGCGTGGGCATCGACTACGCCCAGGGGTATCACCTCGGGTCACCTGCGCCGGAGCTCGGAAAACAAAGGCAAGCGGCAATTAACAGGGATGAAGGGGATGAAAGGGATAAAACTGAGCTATCTTCACTTTTGAGGACACACCATATATCCTAA
- a CDS encoding PocR ligand-binding domain-containing protein has translation MVGSEENFPPFSTGNTDDTAGGFAVELWKEVAHEAGLTYTIRVRPWGELLQEFREGKVDVLVNIATSEERHRYTDFSVPHVTVNGAIFVRKGDSRINSEADLAGKSIIVFKSDLAHEYAISKGWQKQLVLVSDAREGLRLLASGKYDAMLLSKLAGLQTLKELRIENVRALDAKAGYAQKFTFGVHKGDSDLLAALNEGLAVTKADGDYDKLYQKWFGVYEPKEPTFRDMLKYLLPFALAVACLAAYFFYRRNRERKASEAALRESKLRLDTILDNVGAYIFIKDTQYRYTYANRKVCELFGTPEEKILGKTDAAFFSPESLREIVLSDRPVLEEGLTVKREETNLAAENELPRSYWTVKLPLRDEQGAIYGLCGISTDITELKHLEDELKKKGSELEEQLAEREIAQEALQEQTALLEEQTAMLEEEVEERRRAEIALKQSEETVRHKLKAILEPEGDIGALELSDIIDTEMLQSMLEDFYRITGMLGAVLDVSGKVLVAVGWQDICTKFHRVHPEACKNCLESDTVLTKGVAVGTHKLYRCKNNMWDMVTPIEVGGKHVGNVFIGQFFYEDDPPDLELFREQARRYGFDEKEYLAALDRVPRFTRAMAEAGMNFYAELTKVVSTLSFTSIKLSRILAERIHLEEQLRQSQKMEAVGQLAGGVAHDFNNILQVITGYGNMLRMGERLSTKEQEWVDHILSSAERAAHLTKGLLAFSRKQVIHLEPLDLNEVIENFKKFILRVIGEDIHLKTVTYGDRLIVNADVGQLEQVLINLATNARDSMPKGGMLTLETGLQAVEAPFDHELGRAEPGTYAVLTVSDSGSGMDEDTRKRIFEPFYTTKEVGKGTGLGMAIVYGIIKQHSGIINVYSEPGHGTTFRIYLPVKEAGPGEADAAPVQVEPPVGGNETILLAEDDAEVRRLVVSILSQYGYQVIQAVDGQDVVERFAANRERVDMILMDMIMPKKNGKEAYEEISQLQPGVKVLYSSGYTADFIQNRGVSEEGIELIMKPVQPMELLRKVREMLDR, from the coding sequence GTGGTAGGAAGCGAGGAGAATTTCCCTCCCTTCTCAACCGGCAATACCGACGACACCGCCGGCGGCTTCGCGGTGGAACTCTGGAAAGAGGTCGCCCACGAAGCGGGGCTCACCTACACCATCAGGGTCAGGCCGTGGGGGGAACTGCTCCAGGAGTTCAGGGAGGGTAAGGTCGACGTCCTGGTCAATATCGCCACTTCGGAGGAGCGCCACCGCTACACCGATTTCAGTGTCCCCCACGTCACCGTCAACGGCGCCATCTTCGTGCGCAAGGGTGACTCCCGGATCAACTCGGAGGCGGACCTGGCCGGAAAGTCCATCATCGTTTTCAAATCGGACCTGGCCCACGAGTACGCGATCTCCAAGGGATGGCAAAAACAACTGGTGCTGGTCAGTGACGCCCGGGAAGGGCTCAGGCTCCTCGCTTCGGGGAAATACGACGCCATGCTGCTCAGCAAGCTGGCCGGGCTGCAGACGCTAAAGGAGCTGCGCATCGAGAACGTGCGGGCCCTGGACGCCAAGGCCGGCTATGCACAGAAGTTCACCTTCGGGGTGCACAAGGGAGATTCGGACCTGCTGGCCGCGCTGAACGAGGGACTGGCGGTCACCAAGGCCGACGGCGACTACGACAAGCTGTACCAGAAGTGGTTCGGTGTCTACGAACCCAAGGAGCCGACCTTCCGGGACATGCTGAAGTACCTGCTGCCCTTCGCGCTCGCGGTCGCGTGCCTCGCCGCCTATTTCTTCTACAGGCGCAATCGCGAGCGTAAAGCGTCCGAGGCCGCCTTGCGCGAGAGCAAGCTGCGCCTGGACACCATCCTCGACAACGTCGGCGCCTACATCTTCATAAAGGACACCCAGTACCGCTACACCTACGCCAACCGCAAGGTCTGCGAGCTGTTCGGCACCCCCGAAGAGAAGATTCTGGGCAAGACCGACGCCGCCTTCTTCTCGCCGGAATCGCTACGCGAGATCGTCCTCAGCGACCGGCCGGTGCTCGAGGAAGGGCTCACGGTCAAAAGGGAAGAAACCAACCTGGCGGCCGAGAACGAGCTGCCGCGCAGCTACTGGACGGTGAAGCTCCCGCTCAGGGACGAACAGGGCGCCATATACGGCCTGTGCGGCATATCGACCGACATCACGGAACTGAAGCATCTCGAGGACGAGCTGAAGAAGAAGGGCTCCGAGCTCGAAGAACAACTCGCGGAGCGGGAGATCGCGCAGGAAGCGCTGCAGGAGCAGACGGCGCTGCTCGAGGAGCAGACCGCGATGCTGGAGGAGGAGGTCGAGGAACGCAGAAGGGCCGAGATCGCGCTCAAGCAGAGCGAGGAGACGGTCCGGCACAAGCTGAAGGCGATCCTGGAACCGGAAGGGGACATCGGCGCGCTCGAGCTCTCCGATATCATCGACACCGAAATGCTCCAATCCATGCTGGAGGACTTCTACCGGATCACCGGGATGCTCGGGGCGGTCCTCGACGTCTCGGGCAAGGTGCTGGTCGCGGTAGGGTGGCAGGACATCTGTACCAAGTTCCACAGGGTTCATCCCGAGGCCTGCAAGAACTGCCTGGAAAGCGACACCGTTCTGACCAAGGGAGTGGCGGTGGGAACCCACAAGCTCTACCGCTGCAAGAACAACATGTGGGACATGGTGACCCCGATCGAGGTGGGGGGGAAACATGTCGGCAACGTCTTCATCGGGCAGTTCTTCTACGAGGACGATCCGCCCGACCTGGAACTGTTCCGCGAGCAGGCCAGGCGCTACGGGTTCGACGAGAAGGAATACCTGGCCGCGCTGGACCGGGTGCCTCGCTTCACCAGGGCGATGGCGGAAGCGGGGATGAATTTCTACGCCGAGCTCACCAAGGTCGTTTCCACGCTCAGTTTCACCTCGATCAAGCTGTCCCGGATCCTCGCCGAGCGCATCCACCTCGAGGAGCAGCTGCGGCAGTCGCAGAAGATGGAAGCGGTGGGGCAACTGGCCGGCGGCGTCGCCCACGACTTCAACAACATCCTGCAGGTGATCACCGGCTACGGCAACATGCTCAGGATGGGCGAACGCCTGAGCACCAAGGAACAGGAATGGGTGGACCACATCCTGTCATCCGCGGAACGGGCGGCGCACCTGACCAAGGGGTTGCTGGCGTTCAGCCGCAAGCAGGTCATCCACCTGGAACCGCTGGACCTGAACGAGGTCATCGAGAACTTCAAGAAGTTCATCCTCAGGGTGATCGGGGAGGACATCCACCTGAAGACGGTGACCTACGGGGACCGTCTCATCGTCAACGCCGACGTGGGGCAGCTCGAACAGGTGCTGATCAATCTCGCCACCAACGCCCGCGATTCCATGCCCAAAGGGGGGATGCTCACCCTCGAGACGGGGCTGCAGGCGGTGGAAGCACCGTTTGATCACGAGCTCGGGCGGGCGGAACCGGGGACCTATGCCGTGTTGACCGTATCGGACAGCGGCAGCGGCATGGACGAGGATACCCGCAAGAGGATCTTCGAGCCGTTCTATACGACCAAGGAGGTCGGCAAGGGGACCGGCCTCGGCATGGCGATCGTCTACGGCATCATCAAGCAGCATAGCGGGATCATCAACGTCTACAGCGAGCCCGGGCACGGGACCACCTTCAGGATCTATCTGCCGGTGAAGGAGGCCGGGCCGGGCGAGGCGGATGCCGCGCCGGTGCAGGTAGAGCCACCGGTGGGCGGGAACGAAACGATCCTCTTGGCCGAGGACGATGCCGAAGTGCGCAGGCTGGTTGTTTCCATCCTCAGTCAGTACGGCTACCAGGTGATCCAGGCGGTGGACGGGCAGGACGTCGTCGAGCGGTTCGCGGCCAACAGGGAAAGGGTGGACATGATCCTCATGGACATGATCATGCCGAAAAAGAACGGCAAGGAGGCCTACGAGGAGATCTCGCAGCTGCAGCCGGGGGTGAAGGTGCTGTATTCGAGCGGATATACCGCGGACTTCATCCAGAACAGGGGGGTGTCGGAAGAGGGGATCGAGCTGATCATGAAGCCGGTGCAGCCGATGGAGCTGCTGCGCAAGGTCAGGGAGATGCTGGACCGCTGA
- a CDS encoding YkgJ family cysteine cluster protein has translation MTENSDTLQQLLDQAKQQQMFLEMFVRSWVDDYRSGGGSICCGKGCRNCCSLAVHTGFAEALAVARHLDEEQGRAVERYATTLRDLVQGIQQLPQYLRLHRDSMGFCPLLNAEGACSVYPVRPLTCRSLISTRDSVWCGADFARIAPEEREAFLAGLDQKVVSFPSHYVAVLQESGKELEEAGAQQMRSLLGFSLYGNLGVLVHLCRAHDLAGAALQGRAQAERVIAEAGFDHPLLVTQSHQTTQTPADFPCR, from the coding sequence ATGACAGAAAACAGCGACACCTTGCAGCAACTGCTCGATCAGGCGAAACAACAACAGATGTTCCTGGAAATGTTCGTCCGCTCCTGGGTCGACGACTACCGCTCGGGCGGCGGCTCCATCTGCTGCGGCAAGGGATGCCGCAACTGCTGCAGCCTCGCGGTCCACACGGGTTTCGCCGAGGCGCTGGCGGTGGCAAGACACCTGGATGAGGAACAGGGGAGAGCGGTCGAAAGATACGCCACGACGTTGCGCGACCTGGTGCAGGGGATACAGCAACTGCCGCAGTACCTGCGCCTGCACCGGGATAGCATGGGCTTTTGTCCGCTGTTGAACGCCGAGGGCGCCTGCAGCGTCTACCCGGTCCGCCCCCTGACCTGCCGCTCGCTCATCTCCACCCGCGACAGTGTCTGGTGCGGCGCCGACTTTGCCAGGATCGCGCCGGAGGAGCGGGAGGCGTTTCTCGCCGGCCTGGACCAAAAGGTGGTCTCGTTTCCGAGTCACTACGTGGCGGTGCTCCAGGAAAGCGGCAAGGAACTGGAGGAAGCGGGGGCGCAGCAGATGCGGTCGCTGCTCGGCTTTTCACTCTACGGCAACCTCGGGGTGCTGGTGCACTTGTGCCGGGCTCATGATCTGGCCGGCGCCGCTTTGCAGGGACGCGCACAGGCCGAGCGCGTGATCGCCGAGGCCGGGTTCGATCATCCGCTTTTGGTGACGCAATCACACCAAACCACCCAAACTCCTGCAGACTTCCCCTGCAGGTGA
- a CDS encoding toxin — MPTFSFFPTPGFAAKMDKIQKHDPPGHHRILDVIDRLLDNPGDADGWMHGEYQGKLKKYVGRRDYRLIYHWCEQCRKEGKKLEDKCGFCREVGDNSVIFFDIYHKNEANRVKHHRG, encoded by the coding sequence ATGCCTACCTTTTCCTTTTTCCCGACTCCCGGTTTCGCAGCCAAGATGGACAAGATCCAGAAGCATGACCCGCCGGGCCACCACCGGATTCTCGACGTTATCGACCGACTCCTGGACAACCCCGGCGACGCGGACGGCTGGATGCATGGGGAGTACCAGGGGAAGCTCAAAAAGTACGTCGGACGCCGCGACTACAGGCTCATCTACCACTGGTGCGAACAGTGCCGGAAGGAAGGGAAAAAGCTGGAGGATAAATGCGGTTTCTGCCGGGAGGTCGGGGACAACAGTGTGATCTTCTTCGATATCTATCACAAGAACGAGGCGAACCGGGTGAAGCACCACAGGGGGTGA